From Bacillus sp. FSL K6-3431, the proteins below share one genomic window:
- a CDS encoding PH domain-containing protein, protein MNGKQPKNQISEKGLKVWRIVGMITSGLLWIPVIAYGIISYIFKWSFLYPGITAIAAVIISVLLIKTIPSLRWNRWRYEVREQEIELQRGIWIITRTLVPMVRVQHVDTLQGPLLRKYKLATIEISTAATKHEIPAVDMKEAEELRHAISRLARVAEDDV, encoded by the coding sequence ATGAATGGGAAACAACCGAAAAATCAGATTTCAGAAAAAGGTTTAAAAGTTTGGCGCATTGTAGGAATGATTACATCAGGACTATTGTGGATTCCAGTTATTGCTTATGGTATTATATCTTACATTTTTAAATGGTCATTTTTATATCCAGGGATCACCGCAATTGCAGCTGTAATCATTTCCGTGTTATTAATAAAGACGATACCTTCTTTAAGATGGAATCGTTGGCGCTATGAAGTGAGGGAGCAAGAAATAGAATTGCAACGTGGAATCTGGATCATTACACGTACACTAGTGCCGATGGTTCGAGTTCAGCATGTAGATACACTTCAAGGACCGCTTTTGCGCAAGTATAAACTTGCGACAATTGAGATATCAACTGCTGCTACGAAGCATGAAATACCTGCAGTTGATATGAAAGAAGCAGAAGAATTACGACATGCTATTTCCAGATTGGCGAGGGTGGCTGAAGATGATGTCTGA
- a CDS encoding PH domain-containing protein, whose protein sequence is MMSDPKRLHPISILFEFLSFLKQVILPMLLWIFIATKGDEKTGKILWDYGPWIGLGMIVLFTIVLSIIKWSRYTYRIEDMELRIEHGLFIKKKRYIPFERIQSLDFSESIIHRPFGLVKVKVETAGSSDNKAEAEMTAINKEAASAIKSMIAEAKNNGDVIKKDIDEVQKETILYKITQQQLLFFASTSGKAGLVISAVIAFAAQFDDLIPFDKLFNELEGIVQAGYFIIASLVFIGIVMAWVLSVVLAYLKYNDFTLKQFEDDFVITRGLLEKRTTTIPIRRVQAIRITESPLRQPFGYASVVVEYAGGSNLDEKTEGLLMPVIKKKAIATLLQDALTDYSFHVDFIRAPIRAKRRFYFLNIIQAAVVVTGLSIWLWPYGALSLLLLPLAWILGVCRYRSAGWNITGNQLAFRYRVIGQQTVLLRKNRVQSMDVTVNWFQNQADLATVSAAVMSGGDAGAGVTHIEKCDAATIFEWYLPKEQSKHIAEPEISE, encoded by the coding sequence ATGATGTCTGATCCGAAAAGACTCCATCCAATTTCTATTTTATTTGAATTTTTATCCTTTTTAAAGCAAGTGATTTTGCCTATGCTTCTTTGGATTTTTATCGCGACGAAGGGGGATGAAAAAACAGGTAAGATACTATGGGATTATGGCCCATGGATCGGTTTGGGAATGATAGTTTTGTTCACCATTGTGTTAAGCATCATTAAATGGTCAAGATATACATACAGGATTGAAGATATGGAATTAAGGATTGAACATGGTTTATTTATAAAAAAGAAGCGCTATATCCCATTCGAAAGGATTCAAAGTCTGGATTTTTCCGAAAGCATTATACATAGGCCGTTTGGACTTGTAAAAGTGAAAGTTGAAACAGCGGGTAGTAGTGATAATAAAGCCGAAGCAGAAATGACTGCAATTAATAAAGAAGCAGCATCTGCCATTAAAAGTATGATTGCTGAAGCGAAAAATAATGGTGATGTAATAAAAAAAGATATTGACGAGGTCCAAAAGGAAACAATTTTATACAAGATAACGCAACAACAATTATTATTTTTTGCATCTACATCCGGGAAAGCTGGATTGGTCATTTCTGCAGTCATTGCATTTGCAGCACAATTTGATGATTTGATTCCATTTGATAAATTATTTAACGAATTGGAAGGAATAGTCCAAGCTGGCTATTTTATTATTGCGTCCCTCGTGTTCATAGGGATTGTGATGGCTTGGGTTTTATCTGTAGTATTGGCATATTTAAAATATAATGATTTTACATTAAAGCAATTCGAAGATGATTTTGTCATTACGCGCGGGTTATTGGAAAAAAGGACAACAACGATTCCGATTCGTAGAGTACAAGCAATCAGAATTACAGAAAGCCCACTACGTCAACCATTTGGCTATGCGAGTGTGGTAGTGGAATATGCAGGAGGATCAAATTTAGACGAAAAGACAGAAGGTTTGCTCATGCCTGTTATTAAGAAAAAGGCCATTGCAACTTTATTACAAGATGCGCTTACAGATTATTCATTTCATGTTGATTTTATTCGTGCTCCAATAAGGGCGAAACGACGTTTTTATTTTTTGAATATAATACAAGCAGCTGTTGTTGTGACCGGGTTATCGATTTGGCTGTGGCCATATGGCGCTTTATCACTACTTTTGCTCCCGTTAGCATGGATTTTAGGCGTATGTCGGTACAGATCGGCTGGGTGGAATATTACCGGTAATCAACTTGCATTCAGGTATAGGGTAATAGGTCAGCAAACCGTTTTGTTGCGGAAAAACAGGGTGCAATCAATGGATGTGACAGTGAATTGGTTCCAAAATCAGGCAGACCTTGCCACAGTAAGCGCGGCGGTCATGAGCGGTGGTGACGCTGGAGCTGGTGTTACCCATATAGAAAAATGTGATGCAGCAACAATCTTTGAATGGTATTTACCAAAAGAACAATCAAAGCATATAGCAGAACCCGAGATAAGTGAGTGA
- a CDS encoding rhomboid family intramembrane serine protease has translation MFVRTESFGQFLKYYPIISIIIAIQIVFFLMMRIPFFPNNLIFESFSGVNVFIFEGEYWRLITPILMHVGFSHLFFNSFSLILFGPALERALGKITFLIVYFTCGLGANIATLFIHPPYYVHIGASGAIFGLFGVYLAVILFKKEAMPQQGRQVIIPIAVISVIMTFFQSGVNITGHIFGVISGILIGKLLIQLGKMDFNKTYS, from the coding sequence ATGTTCGTTAGAACCGAAAGTTTTGGACAATTTCTAAAGTACTATCCTATCATTTCAATCATTATCGCTATTCAGATTGTATTTTTCCTAATGATGCGTATACCATTCTTCCCTAATAATCTTATATTTGAATCATTTTCCGGGGTGAATGTGTTTATCTTTGAAGGGGAATACTGGCGTTTAATTACGCCCATACTTATGCATGTAGGTTTTTCCCACTTATTTTTCAATTCATTCTCACTTATTCTATTCGGGCCGGCACTGGAGCGTGCACTTGGTAAAATTACTTTTCTAATTGTATATTTCACTTGTGGGCTAGGAGCTAATATCGCGACATTATTTATTCATCCACCATACTACGTTCATATTGGTGCGAGTGGAGCAATTTTCGGGCTATTCGGCGTTTATCTTGCAGTCATCTTATTCAAAAAAGAAGCAATGCCTCAGCAAGGTCGTCAGGTTATTATACCTATCGCAGTCATTAGCGTAATTATGACTTTTTTTCAATCAGGTGTAAATATTACCGGTCATATATTCGGGGTAATTAGCGGTATACTTATCGGCAAACTACTCATTCAGTTGGGAAAAATGGATTTCAACAAAACTTATTCATGA
- the acpS gene encoding holo-ACP synthase, whose protein sequence is MIIGIGLDLVETDRIDRLRKRQKRFAERILTEVELSVYDSLNENRKTEFLSGRFAAKEAYSKAAGTGIGEALSFQDIEIMSDEKGKPCIVKPARYRIHLSITHTKSHAAAQVIIETSR, encoded by the coding sequence ATGATTATTGGAATTGGTTTAGATCTTGTGGAAACGGACAGAATTGATAGGCTAAGAAAGAGACAAAAGCGATTTGCAGAAAGGATTCTGACGGAGGTTGAGCTTAGTGTATATGATTCATTAAATGAAAATAGAAAGACGGAATTTTTATCAGGTAGATTTGCTGCGAAAGAGGCGTATTCAAAAGCGGCTGGAACTGGAATTGGCGAAGCGTTATCCTTTCAAGATATTGAAATTATGTCAGATGAAAAAGGGAAGCCATGCATTGTTAAGCCCGCTAGGTACCGAATACACCTGTCGATTACACATACTAAATCACATGCAGCAGCTCAAGTGATCATTGAAACATCAAGGTGA
- a CDS encoding LolA family protein, with translation MRKGIWLVWALLTAIVVLSACGTKSQEDVTKGLTKKAGDIKGYKATAQMTLTVGEEPQSYEIDVWHNKPGDYRVLLKNEKKDQSQMILRNKSGVYVLTPALNKSYRFQSEWPQNSSQAYLYESLVTDIMEDKGAKFTATKEHYVFETKTRYQNNKMLPSQEITFQKDSLEPVSVKVMDTDHNAVITVQFSKVDFNAKFDKNAFETKKNMTSAQLELPVIASNNDSEFIVKYPMAEIPGTTQLEEKRMDTADGSRVLLTYSGDKSFTLVQEKATVLPSTSMQVVESNGEMVDLGFAIGAMTEQSISWSENGVDYLLASTNLTPEEMITVAKSVQEGSVK, from the coding sequence ATGAGAAAGGGGATATGGCTCGTTTGGGCTTTGCTCACTGCCATTGTTGTGCTTTCCGCCTGCGGGACGAAATCGCAGGAAGATGTGACGAAGGGGTTGACTAAGAAAGCAGGAGATATAAAAGGGTATAAGGCTACGGCACAAATGACGCTGACCGTTGGTGAGGAACCGCAGTCTTATGAGATTGATGTCTGGCATAATAAACCAGGAGACTATCGCGTGCTTTTGAAAAATGAAAAGAAGGATCAAAGCCAGATGATTCTTCGTAATAAAAGTGGTGTATATGTGCTCACACCCGCATTGAACAAGAGTTATCGTTTCCAAAGTGAATGGCCGCAAAATAGTAGCCAGGCCTATTTGTATGAGTCTCTTGTAACGGATATTATGGAAGACAAGGGAGCAAAATTTACAGCAACAAAAGAGCATTATGTATTTGAAACAAAGACGAGATATCAAAATAATAAGATGCTCCCATCGCAAGAAATTACTTTTCAGAAAGATAGCTTAGAGCCAGTGAGTGTCAAAGTGATGGATACAGATCATAATGCGGTCATAACTGTCCAATTTTCAAAAGTAGATTTTAATGCGAAATTTGATAAAAATGCTTTCGAGACGAAAAAGAATATGACGAGTGCGCAGTTAGAATTACCTGTAATCGCTAGTAATAATGATAGTGAGTTTATTGTAAAATACCCGATGGCAGAAATTCCGGGAACTACACAGCTTGAAGAGAAAAGGATGGACACTGCAGATGGAAGTCGCGTATTACTTACGTATAGTGGAGATAAATCATTTACACTTGTACAAGAAAAAGCAACGGTACTCCCTTCTACATCCATGCAAGTAGTGGAGAGTAATGGTGAAATGGTAGATCTAGGTTTTGCTATTGGTGCAATGACAGAACAATCTATTTCCTGGAGTGAAAACGGAGTGGATTATTTACTTGCCTCAACCAATTTAACTCCTGAAGAAATGATAACGGTAGCCAAATCTGTACAAGAAGGCAGTGTTAAATAA
- the alr gene encoding alanine racemase, whose amino-acid sequence MSKTTHFYRDTWAEINLESLYENTAAICEHLPEKTYVFAAVKANAYGHGDVQTAHTVLEAGAHGLVVAFLDEALALRENGITAPILVLGVTSPSHAGIAAKHHISLTVFQAAWLKEAQATIASSDQLCVHIKCDTGMGRIGLKEAIEIREIERILLTADQFVFEGIYTHFATADQLDTSYYQKQLKTFKELLNALESKPAYIHAANSAAALFHTDATFNAVRIGIALYGLSPSEEMKSLFPFQRKEVLSLQSKITHIKQLRAGESVGYGAVYTAASDEWVATIPIGYADGWIRKLQGQEVIAEGERVPIVGRICMDQTMIKLPRYMPLGTKVTLIGEQAGQFISIDEIAEKIDTINYEVTCMITPRVPRVYLGGNLL is encoded by the coding sequence TTGAGTAAGACTACGCATTTTTATCGGGATACATGGGCAGAAATAAATTTAGAATCATTATATGAAAATACTGCAGCTATTTGTGAGCATCTACCAGAGAAAACATATGTCTTTGCAGCGGTTAAAGCGAATGCATATGGTCATGGCGATGTTCAAACAGCACATACGGTTTTAGAAGCAGGTGCTCATGGACTTGTCGTAGCATTTCTAGATGAAGCATTAGCACTTAGAGAAAATGGGATTACTGCACCGATTCTCGTGCTTGGTGTAACAAGTCCAAGTCATGCTGGGATTGCAGCAAAGCACCATATATCTCTTACCGTTTTTCAAGCAGCTTGGTTAAAAGAAGCGCAAGCAACAATTGCGTCTAGTGACCAACTATGTGTTCATATAAAATGTGATACTGGCATGGGGAGAATTGGTCTAAAGGAAGCAATAGAAATCCGTGAAATAGAACGGATTTTACTGACAGCGGATCAATTTGTGTTTGAAGGAATCTATACGCATTTTGCGACTGCAGATCAATTAGATACTAGTTATTATCAAAAACAATTAAAAACCTTTAAAGAGCTTTTAAATGCATTAGAATCAAAGCCAGCATATATACATGCTGCTAATAGTGCTGCAGCTCTCTTTCATACCGATGCCACCTTTAATGCGGTTAGAATCGGAATCGCACTTTACGGACTCTCACCATCAGAAGAAATGAAATCACTTTTTCCATTTCAAAGAAAAGAAGTATTATCATTACAATCGAAAATAACACATATTAAACAATTACGAGCAGGAGAAAGTGTCGGTTATGGTGCAGTCTATACGGCAGCTTCTGATGAGTGGGTCGCCACGATTCCAATTGGCTATGCAGATGGGTGGATCCGGAAGTTACAAGGCCAAGAAGTGATTGCAGAAGGAGAAAGGGTACCGATTGTCGGGCGAATATGTATGGATCAAACGATGATTAAGCTACCACGTTATATGCCCTTAGGTACAAAGGTGACATTGATTGGTGAACAGGCAGGACAATTTATTTCAATAGATGAAATTGCTGAAAAGATTGATACAATTAACTATGAAGTAACATGCATGATTACGCCTCGAGTACCTCGTGTTTACCTCGGTGGGAATCTTCTATAG
- a CDS encoding antitoxin endoai produces the protein MSESSATTEIIIRLPQQLIAELDGYAEQENVNCNEIIYRATKVYLRERKKRQIIESMRRGYMEMAKINLAISSEALQAEYEAENTVERLVSGG, from the coding sequence GTGTCAGAATCCAGCGCAACAACAGAAATTATTATACGACTGCCGCAGCAACTGATCGCGGAATTGGACGGCTATGCCGAACAAGAAAATGTGAATTGCAATGAAATTATTTACCGTGCCACTAAGGTGTATCTTCGCGAACGAAAAAAACGCCAAATCATTGAGTCTATGAGACGCGGATATATGGAGATGGCCAAAATTAATTTGGCGATCTCATCTGAAGCTCTCCAAGCGGAGTACGAGGCAGAAAATACAGTCGAACGGCTTGTAAGCGGAGGGTAA
- a CDS encoding type II toxin-antitoxin system PemK/MazF family toxin translates to MAVKRGDVYFADLSPVVGSEQGGVRPVLVIQNDIGNRFSPTVIVAAITAQIQKAKLPTHVEIDSKRYSFERDSVLLLEQVRTIDKQRLTDKITHLDEEMMAKVDEALQISLGLIDF, encoded by the coding sequence TTGGCCGTAAAGCGTGGTGACGTGTATTTCGCCGACTTATCTCCAGTGGTCGGTTCAGAGCAAGGCGGCGTCCGGCCAGTGCTGGTAATTCAGAATGACATTGGGAACAGATTTAGCCCTACTGTAATTGTTGCTGCAATTACAGCACAGATACAAAAAGCAAAACTGCCTACTCATGTGGAAATTGATTCGAAGCGTTATAGTTTTGAGAGGGACTCTGTCCTTTTACTTGAACAAGTAAGAACAATTGATAAGCAACGTTTAACAGACAAGATTACACATCTTGATGAGGAAATGATGGCAAAAGTAGATGAAGCCTTACAAATTAGTCTTGGACTCATCGATTTTTAG
- a CDS encoding STAS domain-containing protein yields the protein MNKEVACYMQDHEEELLEAWMKEMQKHGIERERNIVSNEMYYNTSKAFINITISNVIDTKDIYTKKMDSFVVDIVQLGWPLIFITKGLRVLNTLVYERMIDENEYTAKQNNELLLGINKWIEPIHDEMVERYSATWEKTVSLQKIALQELSASLIPVFEKISVMPLVGTIDTDRARLIMENLLEGVVKHRADVVLIDITGVPVVDTMVAHHIIQAADAVRLVGAKCMLVGIRPEIAQTIVNLGINLNQVTTTSTLRKGIEKALEFTDRKIVKLEGMH from the coding sequence ATGAATAAAGAAGTTGCTTGTTATATGCAGGATCATGAAGAAGAGTTACTTGAAGCCTGGATGAAAGAGATGCAAAAGCATGGTATTGAACGAGAACGGAACATAGTTTCTAATGAAATGTACTATAACACAAGCAAAGCATTCATTAACATTACCATCTCTAATGTCATAGATACAAAAGATATCTATACTAAAAAAATGGACAGCTTCGTTGTGGATATTGTGCAATTGGGCTGGCCGCTTATATTTATAACTAAAGGTTTGAGAGTGCTTAACACGCTTGTTTATGAGCGGATGATTGATGAAAATGAATACACTGCTAAACAAAACAACGAATTGCTACTGGGCATAAATAAATGGATCGAGCCAATTCACGATGAAATGGTAGAAAGATATTCAGCGACTTGGGAGAAGACAGTTTCATTGCAAAAAATAGCTTTACAAGAATTATCCGCTTCTTTAATTCCTGTGTTTGAAAAAATTTCCGTCATGCCGTTAGTTGGAACCATTGATACTGACAGGGCAAGACTCATCATGGAAAACTTATTAGAGGGTGTCGTCAAGCATCGTGCAGATGTTGTGCTTATAGATATAACGGGTGTGCCTGTAGTGGATACTATGGTTGCTCATCATATTATACAAGCGGCGGACGCTGTTAGACTTGTTGGAGCGAAATGCATGTTAGTTGGCATTCGGCCAGAAATAGCCCAAACAATTGTCAATCTTGGGATTAACTTGAATCAAGTTACAACAACCAGCACATTAAGAAAAGGAATTGAGAAAGCATTAGAATTCACAGACAGAAAGATCGTGAAATTGGAGGGTATGCATTGA
- a CDS encoding STAS domain-containing protein: MRIPILKLKDCLLVSIQWELDDHTALEFQEDLLQKIHATSARGVVIDITSIDFIDSFIAKVLGDVMDMSKLMGAKVVVTGIQPAVAITLIELGIRLEDVMTALDLENGLDKLQEELGG; this comes from the coding sequence ATGAGAATACCGATTTTAAAATTAAAAGATTGTTTGTTGGTGTCTATTCAATGGGAACTTGATGACCACACGGCGTTAGAGTTTCAAGAGGATCTTTTGCAAAAAATCCATGCGACTAGCGCAAGAGGTGTTGTCATTGACATTACATCTATTGATTTTATCGATTCTTTTATTGCAAAAGTACTCGGTGATGTAATGGACATGTCTAAGTTGATGGGGGCTAAAGTTGTTGTTACCGGAATTCAACCTGCAGTTGCTATTACTTTAATTGAACTAGGCATCCGCCTAGAAGATGTCATGACCGCATTAGATTTAGAAAACGGTTTGGACAAATTACAAGAAGAACTGGGGGGTTAG
- a CDS encoding anti-sigma regulatory factor, whose translation MELQSCVQILNEWDIVAVRQLGRNVAKEVGFRTVDQARITTAISELARNIFLYAGRGEVCIKKEYLDGKIGLMIIAKDQGPGIADIRRVMEDGYTTSGGLGAGLPGVKRLMDEFDIQSKVDEGTEITAVKWLR comes from the coding sequence ATGGAGCTGCAGTCCTGCGTACAAATATTAAATGAATGGGACATCGTAGCTGTTCGCCAATTAGGTAGAAATGTGGCGAAAGAGGTCGGATTTAGGACGGTAGACCAGGCTAGGATTACAACAGCGATTAGCGAATTGGCACGTAATATTTTTTTATATGCTGGTCGGGGAGAAGTTTGCATCAAAAAGGAGTATTTGGACGGTAAAATAGGCTTGATGATTATTGCCAAAGATCAAGGCCCGGGAATAGCGGATATACGTAGAGTGATGGAAGATGGATATACAACATCGGGCGGGTTGGGAGCTGGATTACCAGGGGTAAAACGGTTGATGGATGAATTTGATATTCAATCTAAAGTGGATGAGGGCACGGAGATAACTGCAGTTAAGTGGCTCCGGTAG
- a CDS encoding PP2C family protein-serine/threonine phosphatase: MEFKDLFELKYREIINGYLKSQNEQSLYQGQKLSRKLIEHNISPEDVISLHKSIMIENEATQEKLIDSFDVLLEVMIGYGLAYREHQSLRTEQLAIKNEIGLAANMQQTLLKTSIPQMDGVDIGALSVPARQMNGDYYHFVKDERNCIAIAIADVIGKGIPAALSMSMIKYAMDNMPNNRQSPSDILENLNREVEHNVEPGMFITMCYGVYDPSECTFRYANAGHEPGFFYDSENQQFQDLNGKGLLLGIDKQTTYNEYENILAPGDMVILFSDGVSECRTDEGFFEREDIIDVMKEYIHLPAQDIVTNVYKDLERIQDFELRDDFTLIILKRTE, translated from the coding sequence GTGGAGTTTAAAGATTTGTTTGAACTGAAATATAGAGAAATTATTAATGGGTATTTAAAAAGTCAAAATGAACAAAGTCTATATCAGGGGCAAAAATTAAGTAGAAAATTAATTGAACATAATATTTCGCCAGAAGATGTTATTAGCTTACATAAGTCGATAATGATTGAAAATGAAGCTACGCAAGAAAAATTAATAGATTCTTTTGATGTTTTACTAGAAGTAATGATTGGCTATGGTCTGGCTTACCGAGAACATCAAAGTTTACGAACAGAACAATTAGCGATAAAAAATGAGATAGGATTAGCGGCGAATATGCAGCAAACACTGCTTAAAACGTCGATACCGCAAATGGATGGCGTGGATATTGGCGCGCTAAGTGTACCGGCGAGACAAATGAATGGGGATTATTATCACTTTGTAAAAGATGAAAGAAATTGTATTGCTATCGCAATTGCGGATGTAATTGGAAAAGGTATTCCTGCCGCATTGTCCATGTCGATGATCAAATATGCAATGGATAATATGCCTAATAACCGACAATCTCCAAGTGATATTCTTGAAAATTTGAATAGAGAAGTAGAACATAATGTAGAACCGGGTATGTTTATTACAATGTGCTACGGGGTTTATGATCCATCAGAATGTACATTCCGTTATGCGAATGCTGGTCATGAACCAGGTTTTTTTTACGACTCGGAAAATCAGCAGTTTCAAGATTTAAATGGAAAGGGATTATTGTTAGGTATTGATAAACAAACTACATATAATGAGTATGAAAATATACTTGCGCCAGGAGATATGGTCATCCTTTTTTCAGACGGAGTAAGTGAATGTCGTACGGATGAGGGATTTTTTGAGCGAGAAGATATTATTGATGTAATGAAAGAATATATACACCTCCCAGCACAAGATATAGTGACGAATGTTTATAAAGACTTGGAAAGAATCCAGGATTTCGAACTTCGAGATGATTTTACGTTAATTATTTTAAAAAGAACGGAATAA
- a CDS encoding STAS domain-containing protein, with protein MNLSIDVRESGQEVYVKLSGEIDAYTAPQVREELMNAVESPGIRMVVDLSEVTYMDSTGLGVFVGLFKSLKANEGQLDFTGMTDRLKRLFEITGLADVMDINTEVEGGV; from the coding sequence TTGAATTTATCAATTGATGTGAGAGAAAGTGGTCAAGAAGTATATGTGAAGCTTAGTGGAGAAATAGATGCATATACTGCTCCGCAAGTAAGAGAAGAGCTAATGAATGCCGTAGAAAGTCCAGGAATAAGGATGGTTGTTGATTTATCTGAGGTAACCTATATGGACAGTACAGGCCTTGGTGTATTTGTAGGATTATTTAAATCTTTAAAAGCGAATGAAGGTCAACTGGATTTTACAGGAATGACTGATCGACTAAAGCGCCTGTTCGAGATTACTGGGTTAGCCGATGTGATGGACATTAATACCGAGGTAGAGGGTGGAGTATAA
- the rsbW gene encoding anti-sigma B factor RsbW, protein MREAFDYVEMKIPAKAEYVGVIRLTLSGIASRMGFTYELIEDLKIATSEAVTNAVQHAYKANEGGEIVVGFALYVERLEVMVSDSGKSFNLKKTLEETGPYQENTRVEFLREGGLGLYLIESLMDEVKVHQNEGVTVFMTKYLDGEQVERDVETVST, encoded by the coding sequence ATGAGAGAAGCTTTTGACTACGTTGAAATGAAAATCCCAGCAAAAGCGGAGTATGTCGGTGTAATTCGATTAACACTATCCGGAATTGCAAGTAGAATGGGATTTACTTATGAATTAATAGAGGATTTAAAAATCGCTACTAGTGAGGCAGTTACGAATGCAGTTCAACATGCATATAAAGCGAATGAGGGGGGCGAAATAGTTGTTGGTTTTGCCCTGTACGTAGAAAGACTGGAAGTAATGGTATCAGATTCTGGGAAAAGTTTTAATTTAAAAAAGACGCTTGAAGAAACGGGTCCTTACCAAGAAAATACCCGAGTAGAATTTTTGCGTGAAGGAGGCTTAGGCCTTTACTTGATTGAGAGCTTGATGGACGAAGTGAAAGTTCATCAAAATGAAGGGGTAACTGTATTCATGACAAAATACCTCGATGGAGAGCAGGTGGAGAGGGATGTCGAAACAGTCTCAACCTGA
- the sigB gene encoding RNA polymerase sigma factor SigB, with translation MSKQSQPDHLKSDVNKWIKAYQQHEDADAQNQLVLHYKNLVDSIARKYSKGKSFHEDIYQVGIIGLLGAIRRYDESFGKSFEAFAIPTIIGEMKRFLRDKTWSVHVPRRIKELGPKIKNANETLTRELQRSPQIHEIASYLDESEEVILEAMEMGKSYQALSVDHSIEADSDGSTVTLLDIVGNVDTGYEKVNQRLVLDKVLHVLSEREKNIIQYTYLENMSQKEAGEMLGISQMHVSRLQRRAIKKLREAIQTDSLNAESASS, from the coding sequence ATGTCGAAACAGTCTCAACCTGATCATTTGAAAAGTGATGTGAATAAGTGGATTAAAGCATACCAACAACATGAAGATGCAGACGCTCAAAATCAACTTGTTTTACATTATAAGAATTTGGTCGATTCTATTGCCCGTAAATATTCAAAAGGAAAATCATTTCATGAGGATATATACCAAGTAGGGATAATTGGGCTTCTTGGTGCAATCCGCCGATATGACGAATCATTTGGGAAATCATTTGAAGCTTTTGCTATTCCGACTATAATTGGTGAAATGAAACGATTTTTACGGGATAAAACATGGAGTGTCCATGTTCCACGTAGAATTAAGGAACTAGGTCCAAAAATTAAAAATGCTAACGAAACATTAACGAGGGAATTACAACGATCTCCGCAAATTCATGAGATTGCTTCTTACTTGGATGAATCGGAAGAAGTAATACTTGAAGCAATGGAGATGGGAAAAAGTTATCAAGCCTTATCTGTCGATCATTCAATTGAAGCAGATTCTGATGGCAGTACTGTTACTCTACTTGATATTGTAGGAAATGTAGACACAGGCTATGAAAAGGTGAATCAGCGTCTTGTCTTGGACAAGGTTTTACACGTTCTATCAGAGAGAGAGAAAAACATAATCCAATATACTTATTTGGAAAATATGAGCCAGAAAGAGGCGGGGGAAATGCTAGGTATTTCACAAATGCATGTATCTCGTTTGCAACGACGTGCAATTAAAAAGTTGCGAGAAGCTATTCAGACGGATTCTCTAAATGCGGAGAGCGCTTCTTCATGA